In Nocardia asteroides, a single genomic region encodes these proteins:
- a CDS encoding DUF779 domain-containing protein yields MAVPRVELTAPATELLRTLEAQHGPVMFHQSGGCCDGSAPMCYPRHEFRVGAADVLLGRVAGDTPFWMSADQYEYWKHTHLTVDVVPGRGSGFSLEAPEGVRFLIRSRLLTDDEVLALAAEPPPASGAEYAG; encoded by the coding sequence ATGGCTGTGCCACGGGTGGAGCTCACCGCCCCGGCGACCGAGCTGCTGCGCACGCTGGAGGCGCAGCACGGGCCGGTGATGTTCCACCAGTCGGGCGGCTGCTGCGACGGCAGCGCTCCGATGTGCTATCCGCGTCACGAGTTCCGGGTCGGCGCGGCCGACGTGCTGCTCGGCCGGGTCGCGGGCGACACCCCGTTCTGGATGAGCGCGGACCAGTACGAGTACTGGAAGCACACGCACCTCACGGTCGACGTGGTGCCCGGCCGGGGCAGCGGGTTCTCGCTGGAGGCGCCGGAGGGCGTGCGCTTCCTGATCCGGTCCCGGCTGCTCACCGACGACGAGGTGCTGGCGCTGGCGGCGGAGCCGCCGCCGGCCTCCGGGGCCGAGTACGCGGGGTGA
- a CDS encoding ABC transporter permease — protein sequence MVEAGPAAAALTPAPAKTAGSPWPGRLTKLVSVIAAIGVWQLLTANDVRFWLRFDTLPTVTEILTAFGRRLGTDTYFLDLAQSLLRILSGFGLATVAGVLTGIALGRSRRFANVVGPLTELARPVPAIAVVPIAILLFPDDEAGIVFITFLAAYFPIMVSTRHAVRALPTLWEDSVRTLGGSRWDVLLRVVFPGSLPGVFGGLSVGIGVAWICVISAEMISGRLGVGYRTWQAYTIVDYPGVFVGIITIGVLGFGTSAAVELLGRRVTRWLPRGAENAR from the coding sequence CTGGTCGAGGCCGGTCCGGCGGCGGCGGCACTCACGCCGGCACCGGCGAAGACCGCAGGCTCCCCCTGGCCGGGTCGGCTGACCAAACTGGTCTCGGTCATTGCCGCGATCGGCGTCTGGCAACTGCTGACGGCGAACGACGTCCGGTTCTGGCTCCGCTTCGACACCCTGCCGACGGTCACCGAGATCCTCACCGCCTTCGGCCGCCGACTCGGCACCGACACCTACTTCCTCGACCTGGCGCAGTCGCTGCTCCGCATCCTGAGCGGCTTCGGCCTCGCCACGGTGGCGGGCGTGCTCACCGGGATCGCGCTCGGCCGCTCGCGGAGGTTCGCGAACGTGGTCGGCCCGCTCACCGAGCTGGCCCGCCCGGTCCCGGCGATCGCGGTGGTGCCGATCGCCATCCTGCTCTTCCCGGACGACGAGGCGGGCATCGTCTTCATCACCTTCCTCGCCGCCTACTTCCCGATCATGGTCAGCACCAGGCACGCGGTGCGCGCGCTGCCGACGCTGTGGGAGGACTCGGTGCGCACGCTCGGCGGCAGCCGCTGGGACGTGCTGCTGCGGGTGGTCTTCCCCGGCTCGCTGCCCGGCGTGTTCGGTGGGCTCTCGGTCGGGATCGGGGTGGCGTGGATCTGCGTCATCTCGGCGGAGATGATCTCCGGCCGGCTCGGCGTCGGCTACCGCACCTGGCAGGCGTACACGATCGTCGACTACCCCGGCGTCTTCGTCGGCATCATCACCATCGGCGTGCTCGGCTTCGGCACATCGGCCGCGGTGGAGCTGCTCGGCAGGCGGGTCACCCGCTGGCTGCCGCGCGGAGCGGAGAACGCGCGATGA
- a CDS encoding MarP family serine protease, translated as MTVAIWLDLVVLVATVLAALAGWRRGAIVGLLGFAGVVLGAVLGALLAGGVLHRVQPGWPRLTVVIAVVGIFLVTGELIGHRIGRSARDAVRGSGSRRADAVGGAVTHAAAVPVLVWLVAGALAGSAQAQAVQGSVVLRTVDDLAPGWAAELPERIAEPLRDAGLPAASAWPREETGRSREQPDPAVAALALTTALEPSVLRIRDIAADCGLRQTGTGFVIAAERVLTNAHVVAGATNISVDTADGPLDAEVVQFEPAIDIAVLAVPGLTAVPVPIAPLPAEPGADAVVLGYPQGGPYTASAARVRSRVQRPVRDIYRTAGVERKFYAVAGEIRGGNSGGPLVDTEGRVLAVVFGVDEERGELGYASALPDVLEQLGERWRAGTPVGAGNCAP; from the coding sequence GTGACGGTGGCGATCTGGCTCGATCTCGTCGTGCTCGTCGCCACCGTGCTCGCCGCGCTGGCCGGCTGGCGGCGCGGCGCGATCGTCGGGCTGCTCGGCTTCGCCGGGGTCGTCCTCGGCGCCGTGCTCGGCGCGCTGCTCGCGGGCGGGGTGCTGCACCGGGTGCAGCCGGGCTGGCCCCGGCTCACCGTGGTGATCGCGGTGGTCGGGATCTTCCTGGTCACCGGCGAGCTGATCGGCCACCGGATCGGCCGCTCGGCGCGGGATGCCGTGCGCGGCAGCGGGTCCAGGCGGGCCGACGCGGTCGGCGGCGCGGTCACGCACGCCGCCGCGGTGCCGGTGCTGGTCTGGCTGGTGGCAGGCGCCCTGGCCGGCTCCGCGCAGGCGCAGGCGGTGCAGGGCTCGGTGGTGCTCCGCACGGTGGACGACCTGGCCCCCGGCTGGGCCGCCGAGCTGCCGGAGCGGATCGCCGAGCCGCTGCGCGACGCCGGGCTGCCCGCCGCCTCCGCCTGGCCGCGCGAGGAGACCGGGCGCTCCCGGGAGCAGCCCGACCCCGCCGTTGCCGCGCTTGCGCTCACCACCGCGCTGGAACCGAGTGTGCTCCGCATCCGGGACATCGCGGCGGACTGCGGATTGCGTCAGACCGGAACCGGTTTCGTGATCGCGGCCGAGCGGGTGCTGACCAACGCGCACGTGGTCGCCGGTGCCACGAACATCTCGGTGGACACCGCCGACGGCCCGCTCGACGCCGAGGTGGTGCAGTTCGAGCCCGCCATCGATATCGCGGTGCTCGCGGTGCCCGGGCTCACCGCGGTCCCGGTGCCGATCGCGCCGCTGCCCGCCGAGCCGGGTGCCGACGCCGTCGTGCTCGGCTACCCGCAGGGCGGCCCGTACACCGCGAGCGCGGCACGGGTGCGCAGCCGGGTGCAGCGCCCGGTGCGCGACATCTACCGCACCGCGGGCGTCGAGCGGAAGTTCTACGCGGTGGCGGGCGAGATCCGCGGCGGTAATTCCGGTGGGCCGCTGGTGGATACCGAGGGCCGGGTGCTCGCGGTGGTGTTCGGGGTCGACGAGGAGCGCGGCGAACTCGGCTACGCCTCCGCGCTGCCCGACGTCCTCGAGCAGCTCGGCGAGCGCTGGCGCGCGGGCACCCCCGTCGGCGCCGGAAACTGCGCGCCCTGA
- the adh gene encoding aldehyde dehydrogenase: protein MIYAKPGAEGSVVEYARRYDNFIGGDWVAPAEGRYFENPSPVDGATFTEVARSTAPDVDRALDAAHQAADGWGRTSTTERANILNRIADRIEENLTALAVAETWENGKPVRETLAADLPLAVDHFRYFAGALRAQEGGISEIDGDTIAYHFHEPLGVVGQIIPWNFPILMATWKLAPALAAGNAVVLKPAEQTPASILKVVELIADLLPPGVLNVVNGFGVEAGKPLASSPRVAKIAFTGETTTGRLIMQYASENIIPVTLELGGKSPNIFLPDVAAADDEFFDKAIEGFVMFALNQGEVCTCPSRALVHSSIYDEFMERAVARTEAIVSGNPLDDATMIGAQASNDQYEKILSYIDIGRQEGAEVLTGGGTRAVDGLPDGYYVQPTIFKGRNDMRIFQEEIFGPVVSVTTFDSVDEALKIANDTLYGLGAGVWSRDMNTAYRLGREIKAGRVWTNCYHAYPAHAAFGGYKKSGIGRENHRMMLEHYQQTKNLLVSYSPNKQGFF from the coding sequence ATGATCTACGCGAAGCCGGGAGCCGAGGGCAGCGTCGTCGAGTACGCCCGCCGATACGACAACTTCATCGGCGGTGACTGGGTGGCCCCGGCGGAGGGCCGCTACTTCGAGAACCCCTCCCCGGTGGACGGCGCCACCTTCACCGAGGTCGCCCGCTCCACCGCCCCCGACGTCGACCGCGCGCTGGACGCCGCGCACCAGGCCGCCGACGGCTGGGGCCGCACCTCGACCACCGAGCGCGCCAACATCCTGAACCGCATCGCCGACCGGATCGAGGAGAACCTCACCGCGCTCGCCGTCGCGGAGACCTGGGAGAACGGCAAGCCGGTCCGCGAGACCCTGGCCGCCGACCTGCCGCTCGCCGTCGACCACTTCCGCTACTTCGCCGGTGCGCTGCGCGCCCAGGAGGGCGGCATCTCGGAGATCGACGGCGACACCATCGCCTACCACTTCCACGAGCCGCTCGGCGTGGTCGGCCAGATCATCCCGTGGAACTTCCCGATCCTGATGGCCACCTGGAAGCTGGCGCCCGCGCTGGCCGCGGGCAATGCCGTCGTGCTCAAGCCCGCCGAGCAGACCCCGGCCTCCATCCTCAAGGTGGTCGAGCTGATCGCCGACCTGCTCCCGCCCGGCGTGCTGAACGTGGTCAACGGCTTCGGCGTCGAGGCGGGCAAGCCGCTCGCCTCGAGCCCGCGGGTGGCCAAGATCGCCTTCACCGGCGAGACCACCACCGGCAGGCTGATCATGCAGTACGCCAGCGAGAACATCATCCCGGTCACCCTGGAGCTGGGCGGCAAGAGCCCGAACATCTTCCTGCCGGACGTGGCCGCCGCGGACGACGAGTTCTTCGACAAGGCGATCGAGGGCTTCGTCATGTTCGCGCTGAACCAGGGCGAGGTCTGCACCTGCCCCTCGCGCGCGCTGGTGCACTCCTCCATCTACGACGAGTTCATGGAGCGCGCGGTGGCCCGCACCGAGGCCATCGTGAGCGGCAACCCGCTCGACGACGCCACCATGATCGGCGCGCAGGCCAGCAACGACCAGTACGAGAAGATCCTCTCCTACATCGACATCGGACGGCAGGAGGGCGCCGAGGTGCTCACCGGCGGCGGCACCCGCGCGGTCGACGGCCTCCCGGACGGGTACTACGTGCAGCCGACCATCTTCAAGGGCCGCAACGACATGCGGATCTTCCAGGAGGAGATCTTCGGCCCGGTCGTCTCGGTGACGACCTTCGACTCGGTGGACGAGGCGCTCAAGATCGCCAACGACACCCTGTACGGGCTCGGCGCAGGCGTCTGGTCGCGGGACATGAACACCGCCTACCGGCTCGGCCGGGAGATCAAGGCGGGGCGGGTGTGGACCAACTGCTACCACGCCTACCCGGCGCACGCGGCGTTCGGCGGCTACAAGAAGTCGGGCATCGGGCGGGAGAACCACCGCATGATGCTCGAGCACTACCAACAGACCAAGAACCTGCTGGTCAGCTACTCCCCCAACAAGCAGGGGTTCTTCTGA
- a CDS encoding transcriptional regulator, which translates to MAQRRSLSQRRAALEAEWTRRVPRVPGPDAIRPPGELARPGALDSAVAQSWARSLRTVDPGRDHAPGDAVDVRTRWAESPLRTPVLELADQLRAVADGSGFVAAVTDESGTILWSYGGPVMRRRAEQVNFAPGGRWDEPHMGTNALSLALRTERPHTVFSAEHLVAALHGWVCYCAPIHGPDGRQLGVLDLSTAWDRAHPLAMSTAMALASAIEARLRAGAPAAPGARLRCLGGAELVRAGEPVRLRPRHLEILTLLALEPDGFTHERLHFAVYGDRPVRTSTLKSEMSYLRRATDGEISSRVYRLAHPPACDAVELLAALEAGDTGAAVELYRGPLLPGSDTPGIVTWRDHLEVAIRTAVLSSPDPGHALRYGEFAPDDIAVHEHALGLLAPGDTRRAIAAARLHSALRD; encoded by the coding sequence ATGGCCCAACGACGCAGCCTCTCGCAGCGACGAGCTGCCCTCGAAGCGGAGTGGACCCGCCGGGTCCCCCGCGTGCCGGGCCCGGATGCCATCCGGCCCCCCGGTGAACTCGCGCGGCCCGGCGCGCTCGACTCCGCGGTCGCGCAGTCCTGGGCGCGCTCGCTGCGCACGGTCGATCCCGGCAGGGACCACGCACCCGGCGACGCCGTCGACGTGCGGACCCGCTGGGCCGAGTCCCCGCTGCGCACCCCCGTGCTCGAGCTGGCCGATCAGCTGCGCGCGGTCGCCGACGGCTCCGGTTTCGTCGCCGCCGTCACCGACGAGAGCGGCACCATCCTCTGGTCCTACGGCGGGCCGGTCATGCGCCGCCGCGCCGAACAGGTGAACTTCGCCCCCGGCGGCCGCTGGGACGAGCCGCACATGGGCACCAACGCGCTCTCGCTGGCGCTGCGCACCGAGCGGCCGCACACCGTCTTCTCCGCCGAGCACCTGGTCGCCGCGCTGCACGGCTGGGTCTGCTACTGCGCGCCGATCCACGGCCCCGACGGCAGGCAGCTCGGCGTGCTCGACCTCTCCACCGCATGGGACCGGGCGCACCCGCTCGCCATGTCCACCGCGATGGCGCTGGCCAGCGCGATCGAGGCGCGGCTTCGGGCGGGGGCGCCCGCCGCGCCGGGCGCGCGGCTGCGCTGCCTCGGCGGCGCCGAGCTGGTGCGCGCGGGCGAGCCGGTGCGGCTGCGGCCCCGGCACCTGGAGATCCTCACGCTGCTGGCGCTGGAGCCGGATGGGTTCACGCACGAGCGGCTGCACTTCGCCGTCTACGGCGACCGGCCGGTGCGGACGAGCACGCTGAAGTCGGAGATGTCGTACCTGCGCCGGGCCACCGACGGCGAGATCAGCAGCCGGGTCTACCGGCTGGCGCACCCGCCCGCCTGCGACGCCGTCGAGCTGCTCGCCGCGCTGGAGGCAGGCGACACCGGCGCCGCCGTCGAGCTGTACCGCGGGCCGCTGCTGCCCGGATCGGACACCCCGGGGATCGTCACCTGGCGCGATCACCTCGAGGTGGCGATCCGCACCGCCGTGCTCTCCAGCCCGGACCCCGGCCACGCGCTGCGCTACGGCGAGTTCGCGCCGGACGACATCGCCGTGCACGAGCACGCGCTCGGCCTGCTCGCACCCGGCGACACCCGCCGCGCCATCGCCGCAGCGCGGCTGCACTCCGCCCTTCGCGACTGA
- a CDS encoding ABC transporter ATP-binding protein — protein MTTANRTGMGLRLADVHLSYGGDPVIAGLTLDVRPGEILVLTGPSGCGKSTVLRALAGLLAPDSGRVLADGEPVRTTSRDRAVVFQDNALLPWRTVRANIELALKLRGEPRQGRRAAAERWIEEVGLTGFGDFLPKSLSGGMRQRVQLARGLAGAPRAVMMDEPFGALDTQTRGTVQRLLIDTWNTHPATVVFVTHDVDEALLIGDRVAVLGRAGQPLRALIDVCEPRTRADRSAARADILAALS, from the coding sequence ATGACCACCGCGAACCGCACCGGCATGGGGCTTCGCCTCGCCGACGTGCACCTCTCCTACGGCGGCGACCCGGTGATCGCCGGGCTCACCCTCGATGTGCGCCCCGGCGAGATCCTGGTGCTCACCGGCCCTTCCGGCTGCGGCAAGTCCACGGTGCTGCGCGCGCTGGCCGGGCTGCTCGCGCCGGATTCCGGGCGCGTGCTCGCCGACGGCGAGCCGGTGCGCACCACCTCGCGGGACCGCGCCGTGGTGTTCCAGGACAACGCGCTGCTGCCCTGGCGCACCGTGCGCGCCAATATCGAGCTGGCGCTGAAGCTGCGCGGCGAGCCGAGGCAGGGGCGGCGGGCGGCGGCGGAGCGGTGGATCGAGGAGGTCGGGCTGACCGGGTTCGGCGACTTCCTGCCCAAGAGCCTCTCCGGCGGCATGCGGCAGCGGGTGCAGCTGGCCCGCGGGCTGGCCGGGGCGCCGCGCGCGGTCATGATGGACGAGCCGTTCGGCGCGCTGGACACCCAGACCCGCGGCACCGTGCAGCGGCTGCTGATCGACACCTGGAACACGCACCCGGCGACCGTCGTCTTCGTCACCCACGACGTGGACGAGGCGCTGTTGATCGGCGACCGGGTCGCCGTGCTCGGCCGGGCCGGGCAGCCGCTGCGCGCGCTGATCGATGTCTGCGAACCGCGTACCCGGGCCGATCGCTCCGCCGCGCGCGCCGACATCCTGGCGGCGCTCTCGTGA
- a CDS encoding DUF4254 domain-containing protein codes for MTAQQVRRALPETEPPADPVLPSKDELLAALRGHYLAGPLCREAHAIAELHRARRRLPARGAEFDRDRADLVRRIDGWVRCNLPTPRAGVRCHPESLGAVIDRMAAASERAFHLLMTIDPGSDEMHAAWTALAEQEIGYGELAAALESGWLALPSR; via the coding sequence ATGACAGCGCAACAAGTTCGGCGCGCGCTGCCCGAGACCGAGCCGCCTGCCGACCCGGTGCTCCCGTCCAAGGACGAGCTGCTGGCCGCGCTGCGCGGCCACTACCTCGCCGGGCCGCTCTGCCGGGAGGCGCACGCCATCGCCGAGCTGCACCGGGCCCGCCGTCGGCTGCCCGCCCGTGGTGCCGAATTCGACCGGGACCGCGCCGATCTGGTGCGCCGGATCGACGGCTGGGTACGGTGCAACCTGCCCACGCCGCGGGCGGGGGTGCGGTGCCACCCGGAGTCGCTCGGCGCCGTGATCGACCGGATGGCGGCGGCCTCCGAGCGCGCCTTCCACCTGCTCATGACGATCGACCCCGGGAGCGACGAGATGCACGCGGCCTGGACCGCGCTGGCCGAGCAGGAGATCGGCTACGGGGAGCTGGCCGCTGCGCTGGAGAGCGGCTGGCTCGCGCTGCCGTCGCGCTGA
- a CDS encoding histone-like nucleoid-structuring protein Lsr2: protein MAKKVIVQTIDDLDGESVADETIEFALDGIGYEIDLSSANAKKLRDELESWATHARRVSGRRRQPKTPAPRAKSADNREQTAAIREWARNNGFEVSARGRIPAEVQQAYRAANSDAEG from the coding sequence ATGGCCAAGAAGGTCATCGTCCAGACCATCGACGATCTCGACGGCGAGTCGGTCGCGGACGAAACGATCGAGTTCGCGCTCGACGGGATCGGTTACGAAATCGACCTGTCCAGCGCCAACGCGAAGAAGCTGCGCGACGAGCTGGAGTCGTGGGCCACGCACGCCCGCCGGGTGAGCGGCCGACGGCGCCAGCCGAAGACCCCCGCCCCGCGCGCCAAGTCCGCGGACAACCGCGAGCAGACCGCGGCGATCCGGGAGTGGGCCCGCAACAACGGGTTCGAAGTCTCCGCCCGCGGCCGGATCCCGGCCGAGGTGCAGCAGGCCTACCGCGCCGCGAACAGCGACGCGGAGGGCTGA
- a CDS encoding fumarate reductase/succinate dehydrogenase flavoprotein subunit — MTAPAPTPAIPELADAIRLDCDVLVIGGGTAGTMAALTAAERGANVLLLEKAHVRHSGALAMGMDGVNNAVVPGKAEPEDYVAEITRANDGIVDQRTVYQTATRGFAMVQRLERYGVKFEKDAYGEYAVRRVHRSGSYVLPMPEGKDVKKALYRVLRQRSMRERIRIENRLMPVRVLTAGGRAVGAAALNTRTGEFVTVGAKAVILATGPCGRLGLPASGYLYGTYENPTNAGDGYSMAYHAGAELSGIECFQINPLIKDYNGPACAYVANPFGGYQVNAHGERFVDSDYWSGAMMAEVKREIESARGPIYLKVSHLPEETLSTLEGILHTTERPTRGTFHANRGHDYRTHDIEMHISEIGLCGGHSASGVWVDDHARTTVPGLYAAGDLACVPHNYMIGAFVYGDLAGEHAASTLAETAAPTALPADQLAAAHELIYRPLRNPEGPPQPQVEYKLRRFVNDYVAPPKTAAKLSLAVETFERMRAEVEGIGARTAHELMRAAEVSFIRDCAEMAARSSLTRTESRWGLYHDRADLPERDDVDWRYHLNLRKNGAGEMEFVKRAVAPYLVPVPEFDDVPGAVPAEVPVRAAEPVVVRGGAQAAPERIEPVLREEAPSPRIVTLLALDAPDVAELEPYLRDPDPVVRVAALSVLTEHTPDGFAGALILALDDPAVTVRRAAADSLRELVEVLPEHAGLRERIGSPDAGVRATVVDLVRALRGGSADWFAGAARDPDHRVRLEAVRGLVSLDEPAGVAALAGDPNREVRVVVAHGLAEIGPVAVATGARRVIRGLAADPDPLVRAAALAAFGPLGAEGPFEAAGPGPSASAPRAPRKPAPAPGDDVALLIGALSDTAWQVRVGAAKGLAGADPDAAIPALSTALDDPHLDVRKAAVLSVSARAERDDAQDALARAVHDSDADVRAYARRAARLLPS; from the coding sequence ATGACCGCCCCCGCGCCGACCCCGGCGATCCCCGAACTCGCGGACGCGATCCGCCTGGACTGCGACGTCCTCGTCATCGGCGGCGGCACCGCTGGCACCATGGCCGCGCTCACCGCCGCCGAGCGCGGCGCGAACGTGCTGCTGCTGGAGAAGGCGCACGTGCGGCACTCCGGCGCGCTCGCCATGGGCATGGACGGCGTGAACAACGCCGTCGTGCCGGGCAAGGCCGAGCCGGAGGACTACGTCGCCGAGATCACCCGCGCCAACGACGGCATCGTCGACCAGCGCACCGTCTACCAGACGGCCACCCGCGGCTTCGCGATGGTGCAGCGGCTGGAGCGGTACGGCGTGAAGTTCGAGAAGGACGCCTACGGCGAGTACGCGGTGCGCCGCGTGCACCGCTCCGGCTCCTACGTGCTGCCCATGCCGGAGGGCAAGGACGTCAAGAAGGCGCTGTACCGGGTGCTGCGCCAGCGCAGCATGCGCGAGCGCATCCGGATCGAGAACCGGCTCATGCCGGTCCGGGTGCTCACCGCGGGCGGCCGCGCGGTCGGCGCCGCCGCCCTGAACACGCGCACCGGCGAGTTCGTCACGGTCGGCGCGAAGGCGGTGATCCTGGCGACCGGCCCGTGCGGCCGGCTCGGCTTGCCCGCCTCCGGCTACCTGTACGGCACGTACGAGAACCCGACCAACGCCGGCGACGGCTACTCCATGGCCTACCACGCGGGCGCGGAGCTCTCCGGGATCGAGTGCTTCCAGATCAACCCGCTGATCAAGGACTACAACGGCCCGGCCTGCGCCTACGTCGCCAACCCGTTCGGCGGGTACCAGGTGAACGCGCACGGCGAGCGCTTCGTCGACTCCGACTACTGGTCGGGCGCGATGATGGCCGAGGTCAAACGGGAGATCGAGTCCGCGCGCGGCCCCATCTACCTGAAGGTGTCGCACCTGCCGGAGGAGACGCTCTCCACCCTGGAGGGCATCCTGCACACCACCGAGCGGCCCACCCGCGGCACCTTCCACGCCAATCGCGGCCACGACTACCGCACGCACGACATCGAGATGCACATCTCCGAGATCGGGCTCTGCGGCGGGCACTCGGCCTCCGGCGTCTGGGTGGACGACCACGCCCGCACCACCGTCCCCGGGCTGTACGCCGCGGGCGACCTGGCCTGCGTGCCGCACAACTACATGATCGGCGCCTTCGTCTACGGCGACCTGGCCGGCGAGCACGCGGCGTCCACACTGGCCGAGACGGCCGCGCCCACCGCGCTCCCCGCCGACCAGCTGGCGGCGGCACACGAGCTGATCTACCGCCCGCTGCGCAACCCGGAGGGGCCGCCGCAGCCGCAGGTCGAGTACAAGCTGCGCCGCTTCGTCAACGACTACGTGGCGCCGCCGAAGACCGCGGCCAAGCTCTCGCTCGCGGTGGAGACCTTCGAGCGGATGCGCGCCGAGGTCGAGGGGATCGGGGCGCGCACCGCGCACGAACTCATGCGCGCCGCGGAGGTGTCGTTCATCCGGGACTGCGCGGAGATGGCGGCGCGCAGCTCGCTGACCCGCACCGAATCGCGCTGGGGGCTCTACCACGACCGGGCCGACCTACCCGAGCGCGACGACGTCGACTGGCGCTACCACCTGAACCTGCGCAAGAACGGCGCGGGCGAGATGGAGTTCGTCAAGCGCGCGGTGGCGCCGTACCTGGTCCCGGTGCCCGAGTTCGACGACGTGCCGGGCGCGGTGCCCGCCGAGGTCCCGGTGCGTGCCGCGGAGCCGGTCGTGGTCCGCGGCGGCGCGCAGGCCGCGCCGGAGCGGATCGAGCCGGTGCTGCGCGAGGAGGCGCCGTCGCCGCGGATCGTCACGCTGCTGGCGCTGGACGCGCCCGATGTGGCGGAGCTGGAGCCGTACCTGCGCGATCCCGACCCGGTGGTGCGGGTCGCCGCGCTCTCGGTGCTCACCGAACACACGCCGGACGGCTTCGCCGGTGCGCTGATCCTGGCGCTGGACGACCCGGCGGTCACCGTGCGCCGAGCCGCGGCGGACAGCCTGCGCGAGCTGGTCGAGGTGCTGCCCGAGCACGCCGGGCTGCGGGAGCGGATCGGCTCCCCGGACGCCGGGGTGCGCGCCACCGTGGTCGACCTGGTGCGCGCGCTGCGCGGCGGCTCCGCCGACTGGTTCGCCGGTGCGGCGCGCGACCCCGACCACCGGGTGCGGCTGGAGGCGGTGCGCGGGCTGGTCTCGCTGGACGAGCCCGCCGGCGTCGCCGCGCTGGCGGGCGACCCCAACCGCGAGGTGCGCGTTGTCGTCGCGCACGGGTTGGCGGAGATCGGCCCGGTCGCCGTCGCGACGGGCGCGCGCCGGGTCATCCGCGGCCTCGCCGCCGACCCGGACCCCCTGGTCCGCGCCGCCGCCCTCGCCGCCTTCGGCCCACTCGGCGCCGAGGGGCCGTTCGAAGCCGCCGGCCCCGGACCGTCCGCGTCGGCGCCGCGGGCACCGCGCAAGCCGGCGCCCGCGCCGGGAGATGACGTCGCCCTGCTGATCGGGGCGCTCTCCGATACCGCGTGGCAGGTCAGGGTGGGGGCGGCCAAGGGGCTGGCGGGGGCCGATCCGGACGCCGCGATCCCGGCCCTGAGCACCGCGCTGGACGATCCGCACCTGGATGTGCGCAAGGCGGCGGTACTGTCGGTGAGCGCTCGTGCCGAGCGGGACGACGCGCAGGACGCGCTGGCCCGCGCGGTGCACGACAGCGATGCCGACGTCAGGGCGTACGCGCGCCGCGCGGCGCGGTTGCTGCCCAGCTGA
- a CDS encoding MarR family winged helix-turn-helix transcriptional regulator produces the protein MSEAPLPDLAREPEFRPHRSAPAGAALPGADPLSLTAQLCFALYSTSRSMTAAYRPFLDEMRVTYPQYLALLALWERPGMTMRELGEKLHLDYGTVSPLIQRLQAHGLVESVRSAHDRRAVELRATEAGRALQRQARRMVESVLAEVDYPLDRVIALRDEVKALGRRLDAITADRQHAAELSALAPERLRPPAVAGARG, from the coding sequence ATGTCCGAGGCACCGTTGCCCGATCTTGCCCGAGAACCCGAATTCCGCCCGCACCGGAGCGCCCCCGCCGGGGCCGCGCTACCCGGCGCCGACCCGCTCTCGCTCACCGCTCAGCTCTGCTTCGCGCTCTACTCCACCTCCCGGTCGATGACCGCGGCCTACCGTCCCTTCCTGGACGAGATGCGGGTGACCTACCCGCAGTACCTGGCGCTGCTCGCGCTCTGGGAGCGGCCGGGCATGACCATGCGCGAACTCGGTGAGAAGCTGCACCTCGACTACGGCACCGTCTCCCCGCTGATCCAGCGGCTGCAGGCGCACGGCCTGGTGGAGAGCGTGCGCAGCGCGCACGATCGCCGCGCCGTCGAGCTGCGCGCCACCGAGGCCGGCCGCGCGCTGCAGCGCCAGGCCAGGCGCATGGTGGAATCCGTGCTGGCCGAGGTCGATTACCCGCTGGACCGGGTGATCGCGCTGCGCGACGAGGTGAAGGCGCTCGGCAGGCGCCTCGACGCCATCACCGCCGATCGCCAGCACGCCGCCGAGCTCTCCGCACTCGCCCCGGAGCGGCTACGCCCGCCGGCGGTGGCCGGCGCACGCGGCTGA